AGATCTACAGCATCATCTATCGACATCATGAATCGAGTCATTTCCGGATCGGTAACGGTGATTGGGGCTCCCGCCTTGATCTGTGATACGAAAAGAGGTATCACAGACCCGCGTGATGCCATTACATTGCCATAGCGAGTACCACACAACACGGTTCCTCTATCCACAGCTGTTCTGGACTTTGCCACCATGAGTTTCTCCATCATGGCCTTGGAAATACCCATGGCGTTCACTGGATAGACGGCTTTGTCTGTGCTGAGTACGACTACTCGACTCACACCGTTTTCTACAGCGGCATTCATCACATTCTCCGCCCCGACTGCATTCGTCAGCAGGGCTTGCATCGGGTAGAACTCACACGAAGGCACCTGTTTCAAAGCAGCCGCATGGAATACGTAGTCAACCCCAGTCATCGCATCGCGCAGGCTTCCATAGTCCCGCACATCGCCGATGCAAAAGTGCAGTTTGGGGTTGGAGTACTCAAGGCGCATGTCGTGCTGCTTCTTCTCATCTCTGCTGAATATGCGTATTTCGCCAACGCTGGAATCCAGGAACCTACGCAGGACCGCATTCCCAAATGTCCCAGTCCCACCCGTTATTAGAATAGCATTCCCTGTGAAATGGCTGCTTCCTTCCCTAATCACTCCGAGTCTCACCTTCGCTCTCCATTCCCTCGTTACCAGCAGTGTCGCGGATAGTGCCACTTGGGCGTTTTTCATTGTCTCATGATTCCTAACAAAGGTGTATCCCTATGGGTCCACTCACCGGTCTCTGACACCAGGTAGACAAACAGGGCGCGTTGCAGCAGATGGATTGGCCTATGAAAACTCGCGGCCAAGGAGTCGTGTTGCTACGCGTTAGGCCTCGTGTTGTGGCTGGTTTCACGCACTCTCTTCGGTTCCGGGACCTCCGTCCGGGACAGAATTGCCTTCTGAGCTGCGCTAGTCTCCACACGCTTTACGATTCATGCGTCGAGAGTTCCGATCTCAACAATGCGTGTCCCTTTGAGTTGGCTTCTGGTATTTGCCGACGGCTCGCCCACCTTGATCTCCGCCATCCTAACCAGCAGAAGAGCTAACCGGCAGACAGAAACGTGCGCTCTGATCTGGTCGGAAACGCGATGGTACATGGGCCTCAAATCCAGTGATGACTCAAGCGTTCGGAATGCCGCCGCCACCTCGAGGGGTTGCTTGTTGCTTGTAGCCCAGGTCTACGTCTTCAGCTGAGAGTGTATCGTCGCAGGTCTTGATCAGATACTTGCCATCCATGCGGGCCTCTTCTTTGATTTTGGCCCGCTGGATTCGGGGAGCGCCCTTCTACTCCAGCGCCAGATGCTTCCCGAACCTGCAGCTTGCCATGATCGCGCATACAGCCCTAGAATGCGGCTCTCCCGCGATGTATCTGGGACCCTCGGTAGGGCTCAGCCAAGCTAGCGGGCCCTTAGTTCCTCCCGCGTGCGTATTCACTGTCGAACCCGGGATTCCCCTGACCTAGATCAATGAAGCTAGTGACTGGACATAACCCTTGCCGTTAGCGAGGACGACCCTCACCCCACCTTGCCGTATCCGAATCGTGCCCTGAAGTAAACGACAGCCCTGCTCCATAGCACAGTCAGCTGATGTGGACCGCTTCCACCAGCTATTCCGACAGAATCCTGCCATATATCTCTAGTAGCCGCCCTGTGTTTGTCTCTACACAGTGTGCTCTCAACGCACGCGCCCTAGCATTCTCAGAAAATGATGCCGCTAGGTCATCGTTTTGAAAGATCTCGCATACATAATACGCTAGCATATGCGGTGCGTTTGCCTGGTACATGAAGCCTTCGCTCTCATGTGTCAGCATATCAGGTATCCCGCCAACATACGAAGCTACACAGGGAACTCCTAATAGCATGGCCTCGCCCAGTGAATTCGGGCTATTCTCGATTGATGATGGACACACGAATACGTTTGACTTCAGGTATCGGTGACACATTTCTTGCTCGCCCAACAGTCCTGTGAAAACGACATTCTCCTCAAGCCCGTACTTTCTCATTAGTCGCCCAATGTACTTTCCATAGTAAGTCATGAGTATTCTGTCTCTTAGGGTGTCTGGTCTGGCTATATTCCGTCCGCCCACATAGATTTTGCAGTCAGGAAAACGCTGCAAGACTAGGGGCATTGCTTCTATAGCATAGTGTAGACCTTTTGCTGGATACTGACCTTGACTGACGAAAATGGAGTGCCTCTCACATTCACTGACACTCCATCTGTGTTTGTAGAACTCACTCCTCAGACTCTCATTGCACAGATGATACTGCACATTCGGATGGACCTGCTGACTCCAAGCTCTATCCCATGTAGTTCGGCCAATCACATGGTCTGACTTCGCTATTGCTTCAATCTCGTTTCTTCCTCTCGTGCGATACAGTCTCTGCAGACCAATTACGCTATCCCGCCTCAGCAGATTCCTGACTGTGAAGCCGTGAACAACTCTCCAGGGCAAATCTGCGCGGACGTGTGCTGCGATTAGGGACACTACTCCCTGAATTGAGATAACGACCTTTCTGTTCTGTCTCTCGCAGGCATTCACTGCAGCAAGTGTATGAGCCAATTCTGTTCCGTGAATATGCACAATATCAGGCCGGACCTCGTCAAGAATGGCGTCTAGGATCACATTGTTATCAATGAGTCTTCTGTCATTGTCTCTTGCAGGCCTAAAGGCATAGTATGTGATCTTCCTTCCTTTCATCTTGGCGAAGGCACTCACGCCCTTTTGAGGAAATGCAATCGAAAGCTCAATTCCTTCTTGATTGGCCAGCTTTTCCGATGCCCGTATCAGCCAACCACCGAACGGAGACACGGTTTCATTCATCAACAGGCTGGCTTCAGGTAGTGGAATGTTCACGAACCACAAGACTCTCATGTGATCCACCTCTTGCTGCTTTAGCACCAATACCTTTGATCTCCATAAAGTACAACGGCGTTACCAAGGGAAAGAACCATACATTCTGACCTGCAAAGGTTACGGCCAAGATGGCAAACAGCAGTCTGTCATTCTTTAGTATGCTCAATAGACGATACAGGACAAGAAAGAGCATGATGTACCCATACCGAACGCATATCTGGCCGAAAGAATCCCATGGCGCTATGGTGATGTCTTTGTAGTACAAGTCGTAGCCGCTATTCCCCATTCCAAGAATATATCGGCTGCCAACACTGAGGGCTTCTAGCAGTGGATCAAACCTGGTGGCGAAAGCCGCACTTCCGAATAGCTTGTACGTGTAATGGTAGATTGATGCTTCTCTTATGAAGCCGCCGAACACAGCAACAGACACGACAACCAGCAGTCTCGCTCGTCTGTCATTCTTGAAGATATCGAAAGCTATCACTGCGAAAACGAGCAATCCCGCGGTCGACTTTGTGAGGATAATCGCAAGCGAGTAAAGAATGATTGTGAGGACGTTCCTTCTTTCAGTACACCTAACATATGAGTAGAGCCCCAGGTTCAGCAGCATCTGAAATGCACCCGGCTCCCACGCTATGCCCGCGTTTCTCCTCACAATGTCACCATCAACCAGCAGAACGTTAAAGAGAAGAGCTGTCCTATGACTAGTGTGATAGTAATGATAGACGGGCAGCCTATACACCAGGCCCGGCAAGAGAGTATAGACCAGCACCCCTATCAACGAAAGCACAGCAGCGACGAATATCGGCCTTTCAATGCAGTTCAGGTATTCATCGATTGCGTATTTCTGACTCACTACGAAACCTAACAGGAAGCAAAGCGGAAAGTACAGATTCAGTATGCTCATCTGACCCACGGATGCTACATTTCCCAAGTCGTAAATTGAGCTCATAGCGAAAACGAGCATGAACGTGATCAGTACAGCTGTCTGATTGAGCCTAATCCTGTTCACGTACCTAGCATTCAGCCCGACCAGCAGTAGAACCAGTGTCGCCCTTATGGGATTAGGTACCAACGGAGAGAAACTAATCATAATCAGGATAACAGCTTCGATATGCCTACTATGAGTTCTGTTCATTATGGGGAACCTCTTTGCTTTCAATTCCATGCTGATCGCTGCGATGCTCGATACGTAGATTCTTCCTAGTGCTCCCCATGGATCACACCAGCAGACAAAGTACTAGTGTTTGCCTGGCATTTCGCTCTCTATCATGCTCAGAATCCTGGCACAGGCTTTGATGTTGTTCTTCTCGCTTATGGCGAATTCTCTCGCTCGCGCTGCGAACTCGCATCTTTTTTCTCTCGTGAGGCTGAGCACTTCCACTATCTTGCTCCTCAGCGATTCCAATGAATTGTCGCCAACATAGAAGAAATGATCATCAAAGTCGTCTGGAATGCCGTCCAGTTTGTAGGCAATAACCGGATTGCCCGACAAAAGATACTCCATGTTCTTAGACGGGAACGAGTACTTGGCAAATCCCTCTGTGTTCTGTCTCGGATTAACTAGAATAGTTGCGCTCTGCTGCAGTTTGACTGCTTCGGTATTGGACAGCTGGCCCAGAAACCGAATCCTATCATCTTTGCTCGCACAGCATCTCACGAAGTCCTCGCAGTCTCCTCTGCCGCATATTAGCAGGCGGGTATTTGGATCGTCAATGCCAGAGAATGCTCTCACCAGATTAGTAACCCCATACTCTTTCGCTAGAGTACCCGTGTACAGAATAGTCTTGATGCTCTCTGCCTTCGGCCTCGGGCTGATAGGCATACTATCTGAGGATATACTGACAACACCTTCAACGACAATGTAGGGGCGCTGCCCTACGTTCAGGACGTATTTCATATCCTCCGTCAGCAAAACAAATGAGTCCACATGCCTGAGATCGCGGTGGAACTCCCTCAGGTCGATTGCCTTCAGTATCTCACAGACAGCCGACTGCTTATTTCCCAGGCGCATCAGATGAGGAAGGTCTGTGACAATCAAGCATAGGTGGATCGATGGATCTTGTTCCTTCGCGTAGACTGCGGCCTGCAGGAACGGTGTGTGTGCTGAGTATATTATAATAGCCTTCCTGGCAGTATCTCTCAATATGAACTCTCTCGTCTCTTTCCTAACGGAATTCCTTCTGGATATGTTCCGATACCCCCACAGATTGCAGAATGGCACATACTTGCACCGAACCAGGCCATCATAGGTATCCTCACATTTCCCGACGAATAAGTCCCTGTAGTCGTTGGGATAAGCCCCAACATACGGAGCAGATACTGCTTCCAGGTGAACACCATCAGCTCTCGCAAAACCATCTATCAGATTCCATTGCAGTTTGTTTGCAGCGTAACCAACTGGTCCCCTGGATTTGGCCAGGATTCTCTCTTCCGTATGCGGATCAAAAAAACCGCCTATGAAGAGGATGTTCATGTCCAGCAACCCCAGTCCTTCTGTAGATTGACATGTCGGATGTTGGCGCGGGTAGAGTTCCCCTTCCAAAATCGATCCATTACCATATGACCACAAACCTCACAGGATCGTAGATCTTGTTGGTGACTCCATTCTGCTCAAGTCAAGAGCTCCCGCCGACAGACTGCTGTATCTGGCCGACTCACAATGCCCTGCACTGTTCCATTCTCAGGAAAAACATGATCAGCCCCCCAAAAGGGACGTGACACGCGGATACGACATAAGCATCGCCCTGTGACACAACGCCATCTGAGGGGCAAGGCTTGCCAGCATAAGCCCGACCACTTGCTAATCTCCAGCTTCAGATCTTCCGGTACATCCCGAGGGCCCCAGAACAGATACCGTCATACGCGCAGCAATGCTTGCCCTCTATGTCCCCGGGGTACAACTCCGACCTCAGCTGAGTAACTACAGCCCGGTAATCACTTCGCGGCAGGCTCTCGATACCTCAAAGATCTGGATATCCACTCGATCGTCCTGCGGAGTCCCTCCTCTAGTCCAACAGTTGCCCTGAACCCCAGGAGTCTCTGAGCGCCCGCCGTTGACGCCTGTGAGAATCGGACCTCCCCATCCCTTGCGGGAACATGGTCGATCAAGATCTCCCTGCCTAGTACAGAACATACCATCCGTGGAACATCGGCAATAGTAACCGAAAGCCCAGTGCCAATATCTACAGACTCGCCGTTCAGTCTCTCAGCCTGTATCGCCAACACACTTGCCTTTACTACATCGTCGACAAATACGAAATCCCTGGTTTGACTGCCATCGCCGGTAACAGCGACGGGCAATCCCGCCACACCATTCCTGATGAATGCTGGAATAGCTGGCACAACTTCTCCTGCAAACGGCTGCCTTGGCCCATATACATTGAAGTACCGCAAGCATATTGTCTCGAGTCCGTAGGCGGAACAGAAGACCTTCATGTACAGTTCACCGGCCAGCTTACTAGCCCCGTATGGCGTTCTGGGCTCCAAAGCGCCGTTAGTGTCACCCTGCAGGGTTGCCGATGGATTGCCGTACACGGCAGACGAACTCGCAAACACTACGCGAGATACTCCAGCATCGCGCGCAGCCACTAGTGTGTTCAGCGTGCCAGACACGTTCACATCATGGGTTTCCACCGGATTGTTGACGGAATGCGGAACCGAGGCGATCGCGGCGAGATGATACACCGCATC
This portion of the Clostridia bacterium genome encodes:
- a CDS encoding polysaccharide biosynthesis protein, whose translation is MKNAQVALSATLLVTREWRAKVRLGVIREGSSHFTGNAILITGGTGTFGNAVLRRFLDSSVGEIRIFSRDEKKQHDMRLEYSNPKLHFCIGDVRDYGSLRDAMTGVDYVFHAAALKQVPSCEFYPMQALLTNAVGAENVMNAAVENGVSRVVVLSTDKAVYPVNAMGISKAMMEKLMVAKSRTAVDRGTVLCGTRYGNVMASRGSVIPLFVSQIKAGAPITVTDPEMTRFMMSIDDAVDLVVYAFQHGEPGDIFVQKAPAATINTLALALKRIFGALNPIEIIGTRHGEKVYETLVNREEMARAEDLGGYFRIPADNRDLNYDKYFVAGHEKITVASDYNSHNTRRLSVNELAEMLLKLEYVRKELEEWQH
- a CDS encoding glycosyltransferase family 4 protein, yielding MRVLWFVNIPLPEASLLMNETVSPFGGWLIRASEKLANQEGIELSIAFPQKGVSAFAKMKGRKITYYAFRPARDNDRRLIDNNVILDAILDEVRPDIVHIHGTELAHTLAAVNACERQNRKVVISIQGVVSLIAAHVRADLPWRVVHGFTVRNLLRRDSVIGLQRLYRTRGRNEIEAIAKSDHVIGRTTWDRAWSQQVHPNVQYHLCNESLRSEFYKHRWSVSECERHSIFVSQGQYPAKGLHYAIEAMPLVLQRFPDCKIYVGGRNIARPDTLRDRILMTYYGKYIGRLMRKYGLEENVVFTGLLGEQEMCHRYLKSNVFVCPSSIENSPNSLGEAMLLGVPCVASYVGGIPDMLTHESEGFMYQANAPHMLAYYVCEIFQNDDLAASFSENARARALRAHCVETNTGRLLEIYGRILSE
- a CDS encoding glycosyltransferase, which codes for MNILFIGGFFDPHTEERILAKSRGPVGYAANKLQWNLIDGFARADGVHLEAVSAPYVGAYPNDYRDLFVGKCEDTYDGLVRCKYVPFCNLWGYRNISRRNSVRKETREFILRDTARKAIIIYSAHTPFLQAAVYAKEQDPSIHLCLIVTDLPHLMRLGNKQSAVCEILKAIDLREFHRDLRHVDSFVLLTEDMKYVLNVGQRPYIVVEGVVSISSDSMPISPRPKAESIKTILYTGTLAKEYGVTNLVRAFSGIDDPNTRLLICGRGDCEDFVRCCASKDDRIRFLGQLSNTEAVKLQQSATILVNPRQNTEGFAKYSFPSKNMEYLLSGNPVIAYKLDGIPDDFDDHFFYVGDNSLESLRSKIVEVLSLTREKRCEFAARAREFAISEKNNIKACARILSMIESEMPGKH
- a CDS encoding NAD-dependent epimerase/dehydratase family protein, whose amino-acid sequence is MRRRVHIPKKKGRFLVNVAVTGGAGFIGSHLVEALVREGYCVRVIDNFSTGSRDNLLDALGDIELLEADIRDIDGLTRTLRGIDAVYHLAAIASVPHSVNNPVETHDVNVSGTLNTLVAARDAGVSRVVFASSSAVYGNPSATLQGDTNGALEPRTPYGASKLAGELYMKVFCSAYGLETICLRYFNVYGPRQPFAGEVVPAIPAFIRNGVAGLPVAVTGDGSQTRDFVFVDDVVKASVLAIQAERLNGESVDIGTGLSVTIADVPRMVCSVLGREILIDHVPARDGEVRFSQASTAGAQRLLGFRATVGLEEGLRRTIEWISRSLRYREPAAK